A genomic stretch from Haloarchaeobius amylolyticus includes:
- a CDS encoding RsmB/NOP family class I SAM-dependent RNA methyltransferase, with the protein MEPFERYRDIVDDFEAFLAACERPLPMAVRVNTLKTTTERVTEAFDEAGIGYEQADWHPHVLRLDTEKPGSTWPGFHGWTTGQEEVSAIPPTVLDPQPGERVFDTCAAPGSKTTQLAAGMGDTGTLVANDNNLGRLSALRFNCERLGVTNVVVTNQDARNFSLKPFDGKAFDRVLVDAPCSCEGTIRKNPDALDNWNMGHVTSVAGVQKGILKRALQVTREGGTVVYSTCTFAPEENEAVLDHVLEEEDCRVVDYDLALEHVPGVTEWEGEAYDPQVAKAKRVYPHHNDTGGFFTAKLEVTA; encoded by the coding sequence ATGGAGCCGTTCGAACGGTATCGAGACATCGTCGACGATTTCGAGGCGTTCCTGGCCGCGTGCGAACGGCCGTTACCGATGGCGGTCCGGGTGAACACACTCAAGACCACCACGGAGCGCGTCACGGAGGCGTTCGACGAGGCGGGCATCGGGTACGAGCAGGCGGACTGGCACCCCCACGTGCTGAGGCTGGACACCGAGAAACCGGGGTCGACGTGGCCGGGCTTCCACGGGTGGACCACCGGGCAGGAGGAGGTGTCTGCCATCCCGCCGACCGTCCTCGACCCGCAGCCGGGCGAGCGGGTGTTCGACACCTGTGCCGCGCCGGGGTCGAAGACCACGCAACTGGCCGCCGGGATGGGCGATACGGGCACCCTCGTCGCCAACGACAACAACCTCGGGCGGCTCTCGGCGCTGCGGTTCAACTGCGAGCGCCTCGGCGTGACGAACGTCGTCGTGACGAACCAGGATGCGAGAAACTTCTCGCTGAAACCGTTCGACGGGAAAGCGTTCGACCGCGTCCTCGTGGACGCACCCTGCTCGTGTGAGGGCACCATCCGGAAGAACCCGGACGCACTCGACAACTGGAACATGGGCCACGTCACCTCGGTCGCGGGCGTCCAGAAGGGCATCCTGAAGCGCGCCCTGCAGGTGACCCGCGAGGGCGGGACCGTCGTCTACTCGACGTGTACCTTCGCCCCCGAGGAGAACGAGGCCGTCCTCGACCACGTCCTCGAGGAGGAGGACTGCCGCGTCGTGGATTACGACCTCGCGCTGGAACACGTCCCCGGCGTCACCGAGTGGGAGGGCGAGGCGTACGACCCGCAGGTCGCGAAGGCAAAGCGCGTCTACCCGCACCACAACGACACGGGCGGGTTCTTCACCGCGAAACTGGAGGTGACGGCATGA
- a CDS encoding ABC transporter substrate-binding protein, giving the protein MSTFDGQQVSRRRFVQAATGTGIAGLAGCVGGLTGGGGGEAPLSVAYMPIYPDMQHFVMDQQGYYDELPVPVEAELFSDGPSIVQAYAKGDYDVALFGVVPAMIIADKTGFAKVTGANIEEAMLIMASDEFAGLYEEHGGDAFAKFEQEKGRKFTFGTFPPGSVPDILLRYWLDSELGLDPESDVNIKSLGGAGPVRQALVAGKIDGTSIMEPVPTIVQSKGAGYQNIAWAGDFMSGQPAAVTMMHDRLRNDRPGLAKDFLRQHRKATEFIDANPGKAAEDAATVIGEDVLPVDIARQAMESKGANFISNPHRIESGAKIFAEYAARLGKTEQELGVSDIFDYSLYDEVANE; this is encoded by the coding sequence ATGAGTACGTTCGACGGGCAGCAGGTCTCTCGGCGGCGGTTCGTACAGGCAGCCACGGGCACCGGTATCGCGGGCCTCGCCGGCTGTGTCGGTGGGCTCACCGGTGGCGGCGGTGGCGAGGCACCGCTCTCGGTCGCCTACATGCCCATCTACCCGGACATGCAGCACTTCGTGATGGACCAGCAGGGCTACTACGACGAACTCCCCGTGCCGGTCGAGGCCGAGCTGTTCAGCGACGGCCCGAGCATCGTGCAGGCGTACGCGAAGGGCGACTACGACGTGGCGCTGTTCGGCGTCGTCCCCGCGATGATCATCGCCGACAAGACCGGCTTCGCGAAGGTGACCGGTGCGAACATCGAGGAGGCGATGCTCATCATGGCCAGTGACGAGTTCGCCGGGCTCTACGAGGAACACGGTGGCGACGCGTTCGCGAAGTTCGAGCAGGAGAAGGGCCGGAAGTTCACCTTCGGCACCTTCCCGCCGGGGTCGGTCCCGGACATCCTGCTCCGGTACTGGCTCGACAGCGAACTCGGGCTCGACCCCGAGAGCGACGTGAACATCAAGTCCCTCGGCGGGGCCGGGCCGGTTCGACAGGCGCTCGTCGCGGGCAAGATAGACGGCACGAGTATCATGGAGCCGGTACCGACCATCGTCCAGTCCAAAGGGGCGGGCTACCAGAACATCGCGTGGGCCGGCGACTTCATGTCCGGCCAGCCCGCGGCCGTGACGATGATGCACGACCGGCTGCGGAACGACCGTCCGGGCCTCGCGAAGGACTTCCTCCGCCAGCACCGGAAGGCGACGGAGTTCATCGACGCGAACCCCGGGAAGGCAGCCGAGGACGCGGCGACCGTCATCGGCGAGGACGTGCTGCCGGTCGACATCGCCCGGCAGGCGATGGAGTCGAAGGGCGCGAACTTCATCTCGAACCCCCACCGCATCGAGAGCGGGGCGAAGATCTTCGCGGAGTACGCCGCCCGCCTCGGGAAGACCGAGCAGGAACTGGGCGTCTCGGACATCTTCGACTACTCGCTGTACGACGAGGTCGCGAACGAATGA
- a CDS encoding ABC transporter ATP-binding protein, whose protein sequence is MASVNEPADEDATTATVSVERVGKRYETGRQDVQAIDDVSFAVEDGEFVCIVGPSGCGKTTLFRIIAGLEAPTTGGVFLGGDRVEGPGTDRGMVFQEYGLFPWRTVSENVAFGLEQQEVSAAERESRVAAMLDLVGLADFADAYPKELSGGMKQRVGIARALAVDPEILLMDEPFGSVDAQTRNMLHDELLEVWAETEKTVLFVTHDVEEAVKLADRVVVLSENPGTVREIVDVDLARPRSRTDEAFVEHAEHVLDLLH, encoded by the coding sequence ATGGCGAGCGTGAACGAGCCGGCAGACGAGGACGCCACCACCGCGACCGTCTCGGTCGAGCGCGTCGGCAAGCGCTACGAGACGGGGCGACAGGACGTGCAGGCCATCGACGACGTCTCCTTCGCGGTCGAAGACGGCGAGTTCGTCTGCATCGTCGGCCCGTCGGGCTGTGGCAAGACGACGCTCTTTCGCATCATCGCCGGCCTCGAAGCCCCGACGACCGGCGGCGTCTTCCTCGGCGGCGACCGCGTCGAGGGTCCCGGCACCGACCGCGGGATGGTGTTCCAGGAGTACGGGCTGTTCCCGTGGCGAACCGTCTCCGAGAACGTCGCCTTCGGCCTCGAACAGCAGGAGGTCTCCGCGGCGGAACGCGAGTCCCGGGTCGCCGCGATGCTCGACCTCGTCGGCCTCGCCGACTTCGCCGACGCCTACCCGAAGGAACTCTCGGGTGGGATGAAACAGCGCGTCGGCATCGCCCGCGCGCTGGCGGTCGACCCCGAGATACTGCTCATGGACGAGCCGTTCGGCAGCGTCGACGCCCAGACGCGCAACATGCTCCACGACGAGCTGCTGGAGGTGTGGGCGGAGACGGAGAAGACGGTCCTGTTCGTCACGCACGACGTCGAAGAGGCGGTGAAACTCGCAGACCGCGTCGTGGTCCTCAGCGAGAACCCCGGGACGGTCCGCGAGATCGTCGACGTCGACCTCGCACGGCCCCGCAGCCGGACCGACGAGGCGTTCGTCGAGCACGCTGAGCACGTCCTCGACCTGCTGCACTGA
- a CDS encoding UbiA family prenyltransferase, translating into MTFSRHGAGLRADAQALASQVHPVFMLPPIAASWFGSILAGEFDPLLGLLHMTAIFLAVYTAHVKDGYVDFHVRGEDDDHPLTVRGCRLALLGASLAFFGLLGALWVLVDPWAALLTLPGWLIGYHHAPQLDTNPVTTTTGYPLGIALAILGGFYVQTGTLTTVALAFAAVFLVLLSGVKVVDDAQDYEYDRSIEKHTVAVLLGREGARRAAFSIMGVGLLGVLGFAALGVFPPSAALAVVVFVPVAFFAYRGTEELATMLLVRGCYVFLAALLVAVYFQPLT; encoded by the coding sequence ATGACGTTCTCGCGTCACGGAGCAGGGCTTCGAGCAGATGCGCAGGCGCTCGCCTCGCAGGTACATCCCGTGTTCATGCTCCCACCCATCGCCGCGTCGTGGTTCGGGAGCATCCTCGCCGGCGAGTTCGACCCGCTCCTCGGACTCCTCCACATGACGGCCATCTTCCTCGCGGTCTACACCGCCCACGTCAAGGACGGCTACGTCGACTTCCACGTCCGGGGCGAGGACGACGACCATCCCCTGACGGTCCGGGGCTGTCGCCTCGCGCTTCTCGGCGCGAGTCTGGCCTTCTTCGGGCTGCTGGGGGCACTCTGGGTGCTGGTCGACCCCTGGGCCGCCCTGCTGACGCTCCCCGGCTGGCTCATCGGCTACCACCACGCGCCACAGCTCGACACCAACCCGGTGACGACCACGACGGGCTACCCCCTCGGCATCGCGCTGGCCATCCTCGGCGGGTTCTACGTCCAGACCGGGACGCTCACCACGGTCGCGCTCGCCTTCGCCGCGGTCTTCCTCGTCCTCCTCTCGGGCGTCAAGGTCGTCGACGACGCGCAGGACTACGAGTACGACCGGTCCATCGAGAAGCACACCGTCGCCGTCCTGCTCGGCCGCGAGGGCGCCCGCCGCGCCGCCTTCAGCATCATGGGCGTCGGCCTCCTTGGCGTCCTCGGGTTCGCTGCCCTCGGCGTCTTCCCGCCGTCGGCCGCCCTCGCCGTCGTGGTGTTCGTCCCCGTCGCGTTCTTCGCCTACCGCGGTACCGAGGAACTGGCGACGATGCTGCTCGTGCGTGGCTGCTACGTCTTCCTGGCGGCGCTGCTCGTGGCGGTGTACTTCCAGCCGCTGACGTAG
- a CDS encoding ABC transporter permease, with product MSTETADATATKPDEHDGTAGETAGLRGRVDTRRLGAGAAGTLAFLVLWQVAAMPLKPFILPTPVEVGGALYGQVTTDATYTLPLTSTDVSLPKLLVRLFQSLQHYLPGLLIGSTLGTTTGIAMGWFTLVDDALTPVTRILRPIPPLAWIAFAIIWFGTGHTGATFIVAIGAFWITFYNAYSGVEAVPQDLKEVAASLGVDDDLTMIRKVVVPSAMPEIFTGIRTSIGQCWMIVVAAELVGPPGVGEQILIAAQNLALDVSVAYMLVISAVFLVSDAAFRRVQQEVLAWRA from the coding sequence ATGAGCACCGAGACCGCCGACGCAACGGCGACGAAGCCCGACGAGCACGATGGCACGGCCGGCGAGACGGCCGGGCTCCGCGGTCGCGTCGACACCCGGCGTCTCGGTGCGGGTGCCGCCGGCACGCTCGCGTTCCTCGTCCTCTGGCAGGTGGCCGCGATGCCACTCAAGCCGTTCATCCTGCCGACCCCGGTCGAGGTCGGCGGCGCGCTCTACGGGCAGGTGACCACCGACGCGACGTACACGCTGCCACTGACCAGTACCGACGTCTCCCTGCCGAAGCTACTGGTCCGGCTGTTCCAGAGCCTCCAGCACTACCTGCCGGGCCTGCTCATCGGGTCCACGCTCGGCACCACGACCGGTATCGCGATGGGGTGGTTCACGCTGGTCGACGACGCGCTGACCCCCGTGACCCGCATCCTGCGGCCCATCCCGCCGCTGGCGTGGATCGCGTTCGCCATCATCTGGTTCGGGACGGGCCACACCGGTGCGACGTTCATCGTCGCCATCGGCGCGTTCTGGATCACCTTCTACAACGCCTACAGCGGTGTCGAGGCCGTCCCGCAGGACCTCAAGGAGGTCGCGGCGAGCCTCGGTGTCGACGACGACCTCACGATGATACGGAAGGTGGTCGTCCCGAGCGCCATGCCCGAGATATTCACCGGTATCCGGACGAGCATCGGCCAGTGCTGGATGATCGTCGTGGCCGCCGAACTCGTCGGCCCGCCCGGCGTCGGCGAGCAGATACTCATCGCCGCCCAGAACCTCGCGCTCGACGTGAGCGTGGCCTACATGCTGGTCATCAGCGCGGTGTTCCTGGTGAGCGACGCGGCCTTCCGGAGGGTCCAGCAGGAGGTGCTGGCATGGCGAGCGTGA
- a CDS encoding pyridoxal phosphate-dependent aminotransferase: MTEFSDRIEQVSISGIRKVFEAAGEDAINLGLGQPDFPTPEHAKQGAIEAIEDGRADAYTSNKGTESLREAISQRYATDRDLHVDPDDIIATAGGSEALHLAMEAHVDPGQEVIYPDPGFVAYEALTHIAAGEPKPVPLREDLTLDPATVEEHITDDTAAFIVNSPGNPTGAVQSEEDMREFARIADEHDVLCISDEVYEHIVFEGEHRSPIEFAESDNVVVVSACSKTYSMTGWRLGWVTGATRRIERMLRVHQYVQACASAPAQYAAEAALSGDQTVVDEMVETFEERRDLVVSGLEDMGLEVPTPRGAFYVMPKVPEGWVDEVIDRGVVVVPGDAFGEHGEGYARLSYATSTEELEEALDIMREATEAVR, translated from the coding sequence ATGACGGAGTTCTCAGACCGCATCGAGCAGGTCAGCATCAGTGGTATCCGGAAGGTCTTCGAGGCCGCGGGCGAGGACGCCATCAACCTCGGCCTCGGCCAGCCGGACTTCCCGACGCCGGAGCACGCGAAGCAGGGGGCCATCGAGGCCATCGAGGACGGTCGTGCCGACGCCTACACGTCCAACAAGGGGACCGAGTCGCTGCGCGAGGCCATCAGCCAGCGCTACGCCACGGACCGCGACCTCCACGTGGACCCCGACGACATCATCGCGACCGCCGGTGGGTCCGAGGCGCTCCACCTCGCCATGGAGGCCCACGTCGACCCCGGTCAGGAGGTCATCTACCCCGACCCCGGGTTCGTCGCCTACGAGGCCCTGACCCACATCGCCGCGGGCGAGCCGAAGCCGGTCCCGCTCCGCGAGGACCTCACGCTCGACCCGGCGACCGTCGAGGAACACATCACCGACGACACCGCGGCGTTCATCGTGAACAGCCCCGGCAACCCGACGGGCGCGGTCCAGTCCGAGGAGGACATGCGCGAGTTCGCCCGCATCGCCGACGAGCACGACGTTCTCTGCATCTCCGACGAGGTGTACGAACACATCGTCTTCGAGGGCGAGCACCGCTCCCCCATCGAGTTCGCCGAGTCCGACAACGTGGTCGTCGTCTCCGCGTGTTCGAAGACGTACTCGATGACGGGCTGGCGCCTCGGCTGGGTCACCGGCGCGACCCGTCGCATCGAGCGCATGCTCCGCGTCCACCAGTACGTGCAGGCCTGTGCGTCCGCCCCGGCGCAGTACGCCGCCGAGGCCGCCCTCTCGGGCGACCAGACGGTCGTCGACGAGATGGTCGAGACGTTCGAGGAGCGTCGCGACCTCGTCGTCTCCGGCCTCGAGGACATGGGGCTGGAGGTGCCGACGCCCCGTGGCGCGTTCTACGTGATGCCGAAGGTGCCCGAGGGCTGGGTGGACGAGGTCATCGACCGCGGCGTCGTCGTCGTGCCGGGCGACGCGTTCGGCGAACACGGCGAGGGCTACGCGCGGCTCTCCTACGCGACCAGCACCGAGGAACTGGAGGAGGCCCTCGACATCATGCGCGAGGCCACCGAAGCCGTTAGGTAA
- a CDS encoding proteasome assembly chaperone family protein, whose protein sequence is MAHVKRRADMDLEGAVLVEGLPGVGLVGKIATDHLIETFDMELYGTCHCEGLARIGIYHEDQRELQSPVRIYADEERGLVALQSDIPVDAEAVGEFSSCMTSWIESAGVLPIYLSGMPAQKDGVPEIHGVATAGGVGHLDETDIPLPPENGVISGPTGALLSQAAEMDVDSIGLVVESDPKFPDPEAARVLIEHGISKLTDVEVDVSELVDHAEEIREQKERLAERMQAAKEEESSKAQPLRMYQ, encoded by the coding sequence ATGGCACACGTGAAGCGACGAGCCGACATGGACCTCGAAGGCGCGGTACTGGTCGAAGGACTGCCGGGCGTCGGCCTGGTCGGGAAGATCGCCACCGACCACCTCATCGAGACGTTCGACATGGAGCTGTACGGGACCTGTCACTGCGAGGGCCTCGCACGCATCGGCATCTACCACGAGGACCAGCGCGAACTCCAGTCGCCCGTCCGCATCTACGCCGACGAGGAGCGCGGCCTCGTGGCGCTCCAGAGCGACATCCCGGTCGACGCCGAGGCCGTCGGCGAGTTCTCGTCGTGCATGACCAGCTGGATCGAGAGCGCGGGCGTCCTGCCGATCTACCTCAGCGGCATGCCCGCCCAGAAGGACGGCGTGCCGGAGATCCACGGCGTCGCGACCGCCGGCGGCGTGGGACACCTCGACGAGACCGACATCCCGCTGCCACCCGAGAACGGCGTCATCAGCGGTCCGACCGGGGCACTGCTCAGCCAGGCGGCCGAGATGGACGTCGACAGCATCGGCCTCGTCGTCGAGTCGGACCCGAAGTTCCCCGACCCGGAAGCCGCCCGCGTCCTCATCGAACACGGCATCTCGAAGCTCACCGACGTCGAGGTCGACGTCTCCGAACTGGTCGACCACGCCGAGGAGATCCGCGAGCAGAAGGAGCGCCTGGCCGAGCGGATGCAGGCGGCCAAGGAGGAGGAGAGTTCGAAGGCCCAGCCCCTCCGGATGTACCAGTAG
- a CDS encoding DUF7122 family protein produces MSEQTNQGHRFDRLPATEDEREVEGRATREAVVGWWEERFGIPPETFADHTFYEKGKGKIWAFAGDVPDHIAVEGVGMTFLRTRQEHWKPTTDAVQRFGKLATKNVIDLSPAEARRFANGEDQELDYDGDWGYVIAAHELAGEREPLGVGLFLYGELRSVVPKGRQRDV; encoded by the coding sequence ATGAGCGAACAGACGAACCAGGGCCACCGGTTCGACCGACTGCCCGCGACCGAAGACGAGCGCGAGGTCGAGGGACGCGCCACCCGCGAGGCGGTCGTCGGCTGGTGGGAGGAACGGTTCGGTATCCCGCCGGAGACCTTCGCGGACCACACGTTCTACGAGAAGGGCAAGGGCAAGATCTGGGCGTTCGCCGGCGACGTGCCGGACCACATCGCGGTCGAGGGCGTCGGCATGACGTTCCTGCGCACCCGTCAGGAGCACTGGAAACCGACGACCGACGCGGTCCAGCGCTTCGGCAAACTTGCCACGAAGAACGTCATCGACCTCTCCCCGGCGGAAGCCCGCCGGTTCGCGAACGGCGAGGACCAGGAGCTCGACTACGACGGCGACTGGGGCTACGTCATCGCGGCCCACGAACTCGCCGGCGAGCGCGAACCGCTCGGCGTCGGGCTGTTCCTGTACGGGGAACTGCGGTCGGTGGTCCCGAAGGGACGCCAGCGCGACGTGTGA
- a CDS encoding DUF790 family protein yields the protein MLTKDLLRVSRAGGGYQPRFVDESAEAVAARVLGVFQGHVGESAEAVAARVLGVFQGHVGESYGELQDALTALEGEEADFKLVRGFAKLVEREATVETSAPLPPERARKAAFSAAEAVGVVTADEREKAMAQAAESLGSDPESVATSLYADLPDEQVVTTVDAPWTPAELVTQYNLSLAQTALFDATVVRVRSGDPKALVSAVKRLRLMYEIEQTPDGREVVVTGPDSLFRNSRRYGTRFARLLRTVAKTDDWRLSATIDDRGTERQLVLSDDDPVRVPGTDPVTDVGFDSDVEADFAARFTSLDLDWNLVREPEPLATGTRVMIPDFAFDWAPAGRGDDASDFRVYFEVMGFWTPEYVEKKLSQLADLEDVEMLVAVDESLGVGEAIESLDHRAIPYSGGRIRVKDVRDALRRYEEDLVAASAAALPDELDPDADVVTLASLAARHGVSEEVVEGKSFPAHERVGRTLVRPTVLDEVATELAAGLSLAEAEAVLGEYDIDETSAVLSRLGYRVEWEGLSGGTLRTTD from the coding sequence ATGCTGACCAAGGACCTGCTCCGGGTCTCGCGCGCCGGCGGTGGCTACCAGCCACGGTTCGTCGACGAGTCGGCCGAGGCCGTCGCGGCGCGCGTCCTCGGGGTCTTCCAGGGGCACGTCGGCGAGTCGGCCGAGGCCGTCGCGGCGCGCGTCCTCGGGGTCTTCCAGGGGCACGTCGGCGAGTCCTACGGCGAGCTGCAGGACGCGCTGACGGCACTGGAGGGCGAGGAGGCGGACTTCAAGCTCGTCCGGGGGTTCGCGAAACTGGTCGAACGCGAGGCGACGGTCGAGACCAGCGCTCCACTCCCCCCGGAGCGCGCCCGGAAAGCCGCCTTCTCGGCGGCCGAGGCGGTCGGGGTGGTCACCGCCGACGAGCGTGAGAAGGCGATGGCGCAGGCCGCCGAGTCGCTCGGGTCGGACCCCGAGTCGGTGGCGACCTCGCTGTACGCCGACCTCCCCGACGAGCAGGTCGTGACCACGGTCGACGCGCCGTGGACGCCTGCAGAGCTCGTGACGCAGTACAACCTCTCGCTGGCCCAGACCGCGCTCTTCGATGCGACCGTGGTCCGGGTCCGGTCCGGCGACCCGAAGGCACTCGTCTCCGCGGTGAAGCGCCTCCGGCTCATGTACGAGATCGAGCAGACGCCCGACGGTCGCGAGGTCGTCGTGACCGGGCCGGACAGCCTGTTCCGGAACTCGCGGCGCTACGGGACCCGGTTCGCGCGGCTGCTGCGGACGGTCGCGAAGACCGACGACTGGCGGCTCTCGGCGACCATCGACGACCGCGGGACCGAGCGCCAGCTGGTGCTCTCGGACGACGACCCGGTCCGCGTGCCGGGCACCGACCCCGTCACCGACGTCGGGTTCGACAGCGACGTGGAAGCCGACTTCGCGGCCCGGTTCACGTCGCTCGACCTCGACTGGAACCTCGTCCGGGAGCCGGAGCCGCTGGCGACGGGAACCCGGGTGATGATCCCCGACTTCGCGTTCGACTGGGCACCGGCCGGGCGGGGCGACGACGCCAGCGACTTCCGGGTCTACTTCGAGGTGATGGGCTTCTGGACGCCCGAGTACGTCGAGAAGAAGCTCTCCCAGCTCGCAGACCTCGAGGACGTGGAGATGCTGGTCGCGGTCGACGAGTCGCTCGGTGTCGGCGAGGCCATCGAGTCGCTCGACCACCGTGCCATCCCGTACTCCGGCGGGCGAATCCGGGTGAAGGACGTGCGCGATGCCCTCCGACGGTACGAGGAGGACCTCGTCGCCGCCAGTGCGGCGGCCCTCCCCGACGAACTCGACCCGGACGCGGACGTGGTGACGCTGGCGTCGCTGGCGGCGCGCCACGGCGTCAGCGAGGAGGTGGTCGAGGGCAAGTCGTTCCCGGCGCACGAGCGCGTCGGGCGGACGCTCGTCAGGCCGACGGTGCTGGACGAGGTGGCGACGGAACTCGCGGCCGGGCTGTCGCTGGCCGAGGCGGAAGCGGTGCTCGGTGAGTACGACATCGACGAGACGAGCGCGGTGCTCTCGCGACTCGGCTATCGCGTCGAGTGGGAGGGGCTGAGTGGTGGCACCCTCCGCACGACGGACTGA
- a CDS encoding CBS domain-containing protein, producing MPTLDIARQKDAVVTATADTPVGDLAKTMKNKQVGSVVIHQNEEPIGIVTDRDIAVKVVADGKDPKTTTANDVMEKNIVSVDANTGVRELCAKMKEHSVRRMPVTENGKIAGFVTLDDLVVLIDQEMNDLSEVIKSESPPY from the coding sequence ATGCCAACGTTAGACATCGCTCGACAGAAGGACGCCGTCGTCACAGCCACCGCGGACACACCCGTCGGCGACCTCGCGAAGACGATGAAGAACAAGCAGGTCGGGTCCGTCGTCATCCACCAGAACGAGGAACCCATCGGCATCGTAACAGACCGCGACATCGCCGTGAAGGTCGTCGCCGACGGCAAGGACCCGAAGACCACGACCGCGAACGACGTGATGGAGAAGAACATCGTCAGCGTCGACGCCAACACCGGCGTCCGTGAACTCTGTGCGAAGATGAAAGAGCACAGCGTCCGCCGGATGCCCGTCACCGAGAACGGGAAGATCGCCGGGTTCGTCACGCTCGACGACCTCGTCGTGCTCATCGACCAGGAGATGAACGACCTCTCCGAGGTCATCAAGAGCGAGTCGCCGCCCTACTAG
- a CDS encoding bacterio-opsin activator domain-containing protein, whose amino-acid sequence MATELSADSESDTRRSDATVLVVDDDQDLADTCRYWLEGDGYSVRTAYSGEDALEAMDEEVDLVLLDRRMPRLSGDETLDEIRDRGYECPVAMMTAVAPDTDIVDMPFDEYLVKPVAEADVLDAVEELLARSDFSEDVREYFALEATAEALSSRDEENLRDAGVLGDLREELSEAYEDHEEEIERREEQLDRLVHVNHVIRSIDRTLVEASTRETIETEVCEALVETSTYRGAWVAEYNDHSRGIQTRVTAGSIVEDVDAQHDGQLQECVAEAVESGQVQVVSSISAEHAAAAFGDGVTAENTAAVVVPLTYREKSYGALLVYTVESHVFTDHELSVFVDLGDHIGNGINAVEQRKLLLADTIAELEFRHTDTDDPFVALSRDTGATITLRGVASTDESGLTCFVDVRDGDAQQLLERAAEHPAVDHVRLVTEGEESLFELSVTSAAIETLSGVGATVNTFRVEDGQGRIVAEVAPDADLKAIVGAVQSAFADVSVLSKREVERSVQSTEAFKQGLSDKLTERQQTALETAYAAGYYEWPRDSTAEEVAEAMDIAAPTLHEHLRAGERKLLDAFVDETNNDNGA is encoded by the coding sequence ATGGCTACAGAGTTGTCCGCGGACTCCGAGTCGGACACACGGCGGTCGGACGCCACCGTCCTCGTCGTCGACGACGACCAGGACCTGGCGGACACGTGTCGATACTGGCTGGAAGGCGATGGCTACAGCGTCCGGACCGCCTACAGCGGGGAGGACGCACTGGAGGCCATGGACGAGGAGGTCGACCTCGTCCTGCTCGACCGGCGTATGCCCCGCCTCTCCGGCGACGAGACGCTGGACGAGATCCGCGACCGCGGGTACGAGTGTCCGGTCGCGATGATGACCGCGGTGGCTCCCGACACCGACATCGTCGACATGCCGTTCGACGAGTACCTCGTCAAGCCGGTGGCCGAGGCCGACGTGCTCGACGCCGTCGAGGAGTTGCTCGCCCGGAGCGACTTCTCCGAGGACGTCCGCGAGTACTTCGCGCTGGAGGCGACCGCGGAGGCGCTCTCCTCGCGCGACGAGGAGAACCTGCGCGACGCCGGCGTCCTCGGCGACCTCCGCGAGGAGCTCTCGGAGGCCTACGAGGACCACGAGGAGGAGATCGAACGGCGCGAGGAGCAACTCGACCGGCTCGTCCACGTCAACCACGTCATCCGGAGCATCGACCGCACCCTGGTCGAGGCGTCGACCCGCGAGACCATCGAGACGGAGGTCTGCGAGGCGCTCGTGGAGACGAGCACCTACCGCGGTGCCTGGGTCGCGGAGTACAACGACCACAGCCGGGGCATCCAGACCCGCGTCACCGCCGGCTCCATCGTGGAGGACGTCGACGCCCAGCATGACGGCCAGCTCCAGGAGTGCGTGGCCGAGGCGGTCGAATCCGGGCAGGTGCAGGTCGTCTCCAGCATCTCCGCGGAGCACGCCGCGGCCGCCTTCGGCGACGGCGTCACCGCCGAGAACACCGCGGCCGTCGTCGTCCCCCTGACCTACCGCGAGAAGTCCTACGGCGCGTTGCTGGTCTACACCGTCGAGTCCCACGTCTTCACCGACCACGAGCTCTCCGTGTTCGTCGACCTGGGCGACCACATCGGTAACGGCATCAACGCGGTCGAACAGCGCAAGCTCCTGCTCGCCGACACCATCGCGGAACTGGAGTTCCGCCACACCGACACCGACGACCCCTTCGTCGCGCTCTCGCGGGACACCGGCGCCACCATCACGCTCCGCGGGGTCGCCTCGACGGACGAGTCCGGCCTGACCTGCTTCGTCGACGTGCGCGACGGCGACGCCCAGCAGCTCCTCGAACGCGCGGCCGAACACCCGGCCGTCGACCACGTCCGGCTGGTCACCGAGGGCGAGGAGTCGCTGTTCGAACTCTCGGTGACGAGCGCGGCCATCGAGACGCTCTCGGGCGTCGGCGCGACCGTGAACACCTTCCGGGTCGAGGACGGCCAGGGCCGTATCGTGGCCGAGGTCGCCCCCGACGCCGACCTGAAGGCCATCGTCGGCGCGGTCCAGTCCGCCTTCGCGGACGTCTCCGTGCTCTCCAAGCGCGAGGTCGAACGCTCCGTCCAGTCCACCGAGGCGTTCAAGCAGGGGCTCTCGGACAAACTGACCGAGCGCCAGCAGACCGCCCTCGAGACGGCCTACGCCGCGGGCTACTACGAGTGGCCCCGCGACAGCACGGCCGAGGAGGTCGCCGAGGCGATGGACATCGCCGCCCCGACCCTCCACGAGCACCTCCGCGCCGGCGAGCGCAAACTGCTTGACGCCTTCGTCGACGAGACGAACAACGACAACGGCGCCTGA